One genomic window of Polyangium aurulentum includes the following:
- the pstA gene encoding phosphate ABC transporter permease PstA encodes MTPGDRALRAASILSLALPLVVLATLVGAAVKAALPRLGWSFLTSFPSRFAEGAGILSALAGSAWLLVLTLAMAVPVGLGAALYLEEYAPPGRLTSLIELNIANLAGVPSIIHGLLGLEIFVRVFGLGRSLLAGAATLALLLLPMVIMTSREALRSVPLSLREASFALGADRWQTIRQVVLPMSMPGILTGVMLSLARAAGETAPLVMIGALTYVAFVPSGPMDAFTALPIQIFNWLSRPQAEFRANAAAAVVVLLVLMLSLNATAIWLRARLEKPVQ; translated from the coding sequence GTGACGCCCGGCGACAGAGCCCTGCGCGCCGCGAGCATCCTGTCGCTCGCGCTGCCGCTCGTCGTGCTCGCGACCCTCGTCGGCGCCGCCGTGAAGGCCGCCCTTCCCAGGCTCGGCTGGAGCTTCCTCACGAGCTTCCCGTCGCGCTTCGCCGAGGGGGCGGGCATCCTCTCCGCGCTCGCCGGCAGCGCGTGGCTGCTCGTGCTCACGCTCGCGATGGCGGTGCCCGTCGGCCTCGGCGCCGCGCTCTACCTCGAGGAGTACGCGCCCCCGGGCAGGCTCACCTCGCTCATCGAGCTCAACATCGCGAACCTCGCCGGCGTGCCCTCGATCATCCACGGACTGCTCGGGCTCGAGATCTTCGTGCGCGTCTTCGGCCTCGGCCGCAGCCTGCTCGCAGGGGCCGCGACGCTCGCGCTCCTGCTCCTGCCCATGGTGATCATGACCTCGCGCGAGGCGCTCCGGTCGGTGCCGCTGTCGCTGCGCGAGGCCTCTTTCGCGCTCGGGGCCGACCGCTGGCAGACGATCCGCCAGGTCGTCCTGCCGATGTCCATGCCCGGCATCCTCACGGGCGTCATGCTCTCGCTAGCGCGCGCCGCCGGCGAGACCGCGCCGCTCGTCATGATCGGCGCCCTCACTTACGTCGCGTTCGTTCCTTCGGGTCCCATGGATGCGTTCACCGCCCTGCCGATCCAGATCTTCAACTGGCTGAGCCGCCCGCAGGCCGAGTTCCGGGCGAACGCGGCCGCGGCCGTGGTGGTGCTGCTCGTCTTGATGCTCTCCCTCAACGCCACGGCCATCTGGCTGCGCGCGCGCCTCGAGAAGCCCGTCCAATGA
- a CDS encoding Franean1_4349 family RiPP, which yields MAKKSVEELIGRALTDKAFRDRLLASPEATLSSEGYEATPDIVEAIKSANPDEVNAVAQGLESQLANRKAAS from the coding sequence ATGGCGAAGAAGAGCGTCGAAGAGCTCATCGGGCGTGCGTTGACGGACAAGGCGTTCAGGGACCGGCTGCTCGCTTCTCCCGAGGCGACGCTCTCCAGCGAGGGCTACGAGGCCACGCCGGACATCGTCGAGGCCATCAAGTCGGCCAATCCGGACGAGGTCAATGCCGTGGCCCAGGGCCTCGAGAGCCAGCTCGCGAACCGCAAGGCGGCGAGCTAG
- a CDS encoding ATP-grasp domain-containing protein, whose amino-acid sequence MTTAVLCGDLNMVRCFAGGATRKAGVPVRIPTVTVSTDPEDLTFASRHVEARAVIADPASNPEGTVQDLVALGRKIGGRPVLYYGTDSMLLCVSRNREALAPHFRFLLPPAERVEEIVDKTRFAKLAARLGLPVPATLPSREIRSADDALERVPLPAVLKPRNHIGWFRSEAIQAEGGRRLKALLAEDPAEFRRRYEQIRSFSDDFVVQAYVPGGDDAIMSFHAYLDARGEPLAHYAGKKIRTYPAGSGESTYLELVRDEDVTRVGLEVVRALALVGVVKLDFKRDPRTGKLYLLEVNPRFSLWNHLGAASGVNLPLIAYADMTGLTPPRVGPLKTGVRWLAFESDLRAFLNDYGPAGELSLPGWLRSYAGPKIYDIFAWDDPWPAALGILRRIGNKTRRIGERAARRAFAGGAP is encoded by the coding sequence TTGACGACGGCCGTACTTTGCGGGGACCTCAACATGGTGCGCTGCTTTGCCGGCGGGGCGACGAGGAAGGCCGGTGTGCCCGTGCGGATCCCGACCGTGACGGTATCGACCGATCCGGAGGATTTGACGTTCGCGTCGCGGCACGTCGAGGCGCGCGCGGTGATCGCGGATCCGGCGTCGAATCCGGAGGGGACGGTGCAGGATCTCGTGGCGCTCGGCCGCAAGATCGGCGGCCGGCCGGTGCTCTATTATGGCACCGACTCGATGCTGCTGTGCGTGTCGCGCAACCGCGAGGCGCTCGCTCCCCATTTCCGATTTCTGTTGCCGCCCGCGGAGAGGGTGGAGGAGATCGTCGACAAGACGCGCTTCGCCAAGCTCGCCGCGCGGCTCGGTTTGCCGGTGCCCGCGACCTTGCCCTCGCGCGAGATCCGCTCGGCCGACGACGCCCTCGAGCGGGTGCCGCTGCCGGCGGTGCTCAAGCCCCGCAATCACATCGGCTGGTTCCGGTCGGAGGCGATCCAGGCCGAAGGCGGGCGGCGCTTGAAGGCGCTCCTCGCCGAGGACCCGGCCGAGTTCCGCCGCCGCTACGAGCAGATCCGCAGCTTCTCGGACGATTTCGTGGTCCAGGCGTACGTGCCCGGGGGCGACGACGCCATCATGAGCTTCCACGCCTACCTCGACGCGCGGGGCGAGCCGCTCGCTCATTACGCGGGCAAGAAGATCCGCACCTATCCGGCCGGGTCGGGGGAGAGCACGTACCTCGAGCTGGTCCGGGACGAGGACGTCACGCGCGTGGGCCTCGAGGTCGTGCGCGCGCTCGCGCTGGTGGGCGTGGTGAAGCTCGATTTCAAGCGCGATCCGCGCACGGGCAAGCTCTATCTGCTCGAGGTGAACCCGCGCTTCAGCCTGTGGAATCACCTCGGCGCCGCCTCGGGGGTGAACCTGCCGCTCATCGCGTACGCGGACATGACGGGCCTGACGCCGCCGCGCGTGGGGCCTTTGAAGACGGGCGTTCGATGGCTGGCGTTCGAGAGCGACCTGCGCGCGTTCTTGAACGATTACGGCCCCGCGGGCGAGCTTTCGTTGCCGGGCTGGCTGCGCTCGTATGCGGGGCCGAAGATCTACGACATCTTCGCGTGGGACGATCCGTGGCCGGCGGCGCTCGGGATCTTGCGCCGGATCGGCAACAAGACGCGCCGGATCGGGGAGCGGGCGGCGCGGCGGGCCTTCGCGGGAGGTGCCCCTTGA
- a CDS encoding metallophosphoesterase family protein: MKWAVISDVHANAEALEAVLASIEGENVDDILCLGDIVGYGASPNEVVRMLRAADVKSIVGNHDRAAIGMKDPSDFGRMAKRAIGWTKRELSDDSRAYLASLPMIRKHGGEVLLFHGALHPAPNDDLHLSNPVRIQKTMTALRVGGYGVRVGLFGHTHWPGVWRERDGAVDAVATGETVQIDDGAHYLINPGSVGQPRDGDERSSFAIFDAGERTLKFVRVEYDRTLAMAKAARAGLVGDPGPIARVRARASQMVTSALSALRHG; this comes from the coding sequence TTGAAATGGGCCGTCATCTCCGACGTCCACGCCAATGCCGAGGCGCTCGAGGCGGTGCTCGCGTCGATCGAGGGGGAGAACGTCGACGACATCCTCTGCCTCGGCGATATCGTGGGCTACGGCGCGAGCCCCAATGAAGTCGTGCGCATGCTGCGTGCGGCCGACGTCAAGAGCATCGTGGGCAACCACGACCGGGCCGCCATCGGGATGAAGGACCCGTCCGATTTCGGGCGGATGGCGAAGCGCGCGATCGGCTGGACCAAGCGCGAGCTGTCCGACGACAGCCGCGCGTATCTCGCGTCCTTGCCGATGATCCGCAAGCACGGCGGCGAGGTGCTGCTCTTCCACGGGGCGCTGCACCCGGCGCCGAACGACGACCTGCACCTGTCCAATCCGGTGCGCATCCAGAAGACCATGACGGCCTTGCGGGTGGGCGGATACGGGGTGCGCGTCGGGCTCTTCGGGCACACGCACTGGCCCGGAGTCTGGCGCGAGCGCGACGGCGCGGTCGACGCGGTCGCGACCGGCGAGACCGTGCAGATCGACGACGGCGCCCATTACCTCATCAACCCCGGCAGCGTGGGGCAGCCGCGGGACGGGGACGAGCGGTCCTCGTTCGCGATCTTCGACGCCGGCGAGCGGACGTTGAAGTTTGTCAGGGTCGAATATGATCGGACGCTGGCGATGGCGAAGGCGGCGCGGGCCGGGCTCGTGGGCGATCCGGGCCCGATCGCGCGGGTGCGGGCGCGGGCGTCGCAGATGGTGACGTCGGCGCTGTCGGCGCTGCGGCACGGGTGA
- a CDS encoding SH3 domain-containing protein, translating into MAKERPLKIEIPKPADERPAWSRVGIIGAAGFVLGIAWPKATGVKVGPNVPGDLRPQAEATAQPSAAPTAAPAAPPTAAPTAAPEAPQNKQTVAVGPGKITRCWDKKSKKLTDCGELQVDNIALPKLKDLAACPSAVGLAGKLTVAIDIDFDKKEVNVTKPKKEKTSIPSSTVTGIVQCAARSFANLPLEEVPHKYKHYTLQYGLTFTPPGKSPEEAAGDKDGAGGEDAVGSTTSETGAEGTATVIQDTGLVRKEPKDGEVVARLVRGTQVKIVGRRNEWYKIEASGKTGWIYRGAIGL; encoded by the coding sequence ATGGCCAAGGAGCGACCGCTCAAGATCGAGATCCCGAAGCCCGCCGACGAGCGCCCCGCGTGGTCGCGCGTCGGGATCATCGGCGCAGCCGGGTTCGTGCTGGGCATCGCCTGGCCCAAGGCGACCGGCGTGAAGGTCGGCCCGAACGTCCCCGGCGACCTCCGCCCGCAAGCCGAGGCCACCGCGCAGCCCAGCGCCGCCCCCACCGCCGCACCCGCCGCGCCCCCCACCGCCGCGCCCACGGCCGCCCCCGAGGCGCCGCAGAACAAGCAGACGGTGGCCGTGGGTCCCGGCAAGATCACGCGCTGCTGGGACAAGAAGAGCAAGAAGCTCACCGATTGCGGCGAGCTGCAGGTCGACAACATCGCCCTGCCCAAGCTGAAGGACCTCGCCGCTTGCCCCTCCGCCGTGGGGCTCGCGGGCAAGCTCACGGTCGCGATCGACATCGATTTCGACAAGAAAGAGGTCAACGTCACCAAGCCCAAGAAGGAGAAGACGAGCATCCCGAGCTCGACGGTGACCGGCATCGTGCAGTGCGCGGCGCGCTCCTTCGCGAACCTCCCGCTCGAGGAGGTGCCGCACAAATACAAGCATTACACGCTGCAATACGGCCTCACCTTCACTCCGCCCGGCAAGAGCCCCGAGGAAGCCGCCGGCGACAAGGACGGCGCAGGGGGCGAGGACGCCGTCGGCAGCACCACGAGCGAGACCGGGGCCGAGGGGACCGCGACGGTCATCCAGGACACGGGCCTGGTGCGCAAGGAGCCGAAGGACGGCGAGGTGGTGGCGCGACTCGTGCGCGGCACGCAGGTGAAAATCGTGGGCCGGCGCAACGAGTGGTACAAGATCGAAGCCAGCGGCAAGACCGGCTGGATCTATCGCGGCGCCATCGGGCTTTGA
- a CDS encoding adenylate/guanylate cyclase domain-containing protein has translation MLEQLKKRFSSRGGLPDGIRNILQAQEMAGERLVNYVRAAFVVSSFSTVLFVAEDAQTPLANTIYRVMLSTWLIYAVIVWWLLRKRERYYRWLKYLSITVDVSLLYVGMIGGLNNHSGVYEVFRSPVTWVALAAFNVLAGLRYSVIAGLYSAGLVMLYGSALLAYVRFAGTVTWATQSVYIGAGLNAEECIYTMVFTAINGVFAAVIASNSRKLILRSAAESLARERLEQDRDRLAKYFSKDVVDLVLNDPGSIGLGGRRMHATVLFADIRNFTQLSTMMQPEEVVDLLNRYFSMMVDIVFANGGTLDKFLGDGLMALFGVPYPIEKPEERAVRTALEMLDALQGLNHELEARGMLRLDIGVGINCGAVVAGNIGSSQRHEYTVIGDTVNLAARLEALNKETRTQVLVTSAVHEAIQGVFRTRSLGRLRIRGKPEPIEVFAIMPSEAVPEPTRISLLPPSTLPPSTSYP, from the coding sequence GTGCTCGAGCAGCTGAAGAAACGATTTTCCTCACGGGGAGGGCTCCCGGACGGGATCCGCAACATCCTCCAAGCGCAGGAGATGGCGGGCGAGCGGCTCGTGAACTACGTGCGCGCCGCGTTCGTGGTGAGCTCGTTCAGCACGGTGCTCTTCGTCGCGGAGGACGCGCAGACGCCCCTCGCCAACACGATCTACCGGGTGATGCTGAGCACCTGGCTGATCTATGCGGTGATCGTCTGGTGGCTGCTGCGCAAGCGCGAGCGCTACTACCGCTGGCTCAAGTACCTCTCGATCACCGTCGACGTCAGCTTGCTGTACGTCGGGATGATCGGCGGCCTCAACAACCATTCCGGCGTCTACGAGGTCTTCCGATCGCCCGTCACCTGGGTCGCGCTCGCGGCCTTCAACGTGCTCGCGGGCCTGCGCTACAGCGTGATCGCCGGCCTCTACTCGGCGGGCCTCGTGATGCTCTACGGCTCGGCGCTGCTCGCCTACGTGCGCTTCGCGGGCACGGTGACGTGGGCGACGCAGTCGGTGTACATCGGCGCGGGGTTGAACGCCGAGGAATGCATCTACACGATGGTCTTCACGGCCATCAATGGCGTCTTCGCGGCCGTCATCGCCTCGAACTCGCGCAAGCTCATCCTCCGCTCCGCCGCCGAGTCGCTCGCGCGCGAGAGGCTCGAGCAAGACCGCGACCGGCTCGCCAAATACTTCTCGAAGGACGTCGTCGACCTCGTCCTCAACGACCCCGGCAGCATCGGGCTCGGCGGCAGGCGCATGCACGCCACCGTCCTGTTCGCCGACATCCGCAACTTCACGCAGCTGTCGACGATGATGCAGCCCGAGGAGGTGGTCGATCTGCTGAACCGCTACTTCTCGATGATGGTCGACATCGTCTTCGCGAACGGCGGCACGCTCGACAAGTTCCTCGGCGACGGCCTGATGGCCCTCTTCGGCGTCCCCTACCCCATCGAGAAGCCCGAGGAGCGCGCCGTGCGCACCGCGCTCGAGATGCTCGACGCGCTGCAGGGACTCAACCACGAGCTCGAGGCCAGGGGCATGCTGCGGCTCGACATCGGCGTGGGCATCAACTGCGGCGCCGTGGTCGCGGGCAACATCGGCTCGTCGCAGCGCCACGAATACACCGTCATCGGCGACACCGTGAACCTCGCCGCGCGCCTCGAGGCCCTCAACAAGGAGACGCGCACCCAGGTGCTCGTCACCTCCGCGGTGCACGAGGCAATCCAGGGCGTGTTCCGAACGCGCTCGCTCGGCCGGCTGCGCATCCGCGGCAAACCCGAGCCCATCGAGGTCTTCGCCATCATGCCCTCCGAGGCCGTCCCCGAGCCCACGCGCATCTCGCTCTTGCCTCCCTCGACCCTGCCGCCCTCGACCTCGTACCCGTGA
- the pstB gene encoding phosphate ABC transporter ATP-binding protein PstB, with product MSSTTNDAKTKKDAHTDEPEMPSAKMRAEGLRAWFGATEVIRGITLPVAERRVTAIIGPSGCGKSTFVRCLNRMHEVAAGGRVSGRVLLDGQDIYAPGTSPVPIRRRVGMVFQKPNPFPHMSIRENVLAGLRLNGLAVDRPDEVVERSLRQAALWDEVKDVLSRSGTSLSGGQQQRLCIARALALAPEILLMDEPASALDPIATSRIEELIHALRDRYTVVIVTHNMQQAARVSDYTAFLYMGDLVEFDTTGQIFTNPRERRTEDYVTGKFG from the coding sequence ATGAGCTCGACGACGAACGACGCGAAGACGAAGAAGGACGCGCACACCGACGAGCCCGAGATGCCGTCGGCGAAGATGCGCGCCGAGGGCCTGCGCGCGTGGTTCGGCGCGACCGAGGTCATCCGCGGCATCACGCTCCCCGTCGCCGAGCGGCGCGTCACGGCCATCATCGGCCCCTCGGGCTGCGGCAAATCGACCTTCGTGCGCTGCTTGAACCGCATGCACGAGGTCGCGGCGGGCGGGCGCGTCTCCGGGCGCGTGCTGCTCGACGGACAGGACATCTACGCCCCCGGCACGAGCCCCGTGCCCATCCGTCGGCGCGTGGGCATGGTCTTCCAGAAGCCGAACCCCTTCCCGCACATGTCGATCCGGGAGAACGTGCTCGCGGGGCTGCGGTTGAACGGCCTCGCCGTTGACCGGCCGGACGAGGTCGTCGAGCGCTCGCTGCGCCAGGCGGCCCTGTGGGACGAGGTGAAGGACGTGCTCTCGCGCTCCGGCACGAGCCTGTCCGGCGGTCAGCAGCAGCGTCTCTGCATCGCCCGCGCGCTCGCGCTCGCGCCCGAGATCCTGCTGATGGACGAGCCTGCCAGCGCGCTCGATCCCATCGCGACGAGCCGCATCGAGGAGCTCATCCACGCGCTGCGCGATCGCTACACGGTCGTCATCGTCACGCACAACATGCAGCAGGCGGCGAGGGTCAGCGATTACACCGCGTTCCTCTACATGGGGGATCTGGTAGAGTTCGACACGACGGGCCAGATCTTCACCAACCCGCGCGAGCGCCGGACCGAGGACTACGTGACCGGCAAGTTCGGCTGA
- the phoU gene encoding phosphate signaling complex protein PhoU, which yields MPQGQHTSRVYESELRTLRDRLLLMGSLVEELVGKAMLSLSTRDTALARSTMKMDRRINRLECEIDELCMRILATRQPVASDLRFVTTALKIVTDLERIGDLGVNICERVAELNGDAPLPPVGDLGGLADEATGVVHEALDALVEQDVERATALLSRDDGIDAHYAHIFERLLELMTRDSTTIYRATRIQSIAKYLERIGDHAMNIAEKVVFLVKGKDIRHRNLRSDSGPPGSPEPPELELADVADMKPR from the coding sequence ATGCCGCAAGGACAGCACACGAGCCGCGTCTACGAGAGCGAGCTGCGCACGTTGCGCGATCGGCTGCTGCTCATGGGCAGCCTCGTCGAGGAGCTGGTGGGCAAGGCGATGCTCTCGCTCTCGACGCGCGACACCGCGCTCGCCCGGTCCACCATGAAGATGGACCGGCGCATCAACCGGCTCGAGTGCGAGATCGACGAGCTCTGCATGCGCATCCTCGCGACGCGGCAGCCCGTCGCCTCCGACCTGCGCTTCGTGACGACCGCGCTCAAGATCGTCACCGACCTCGAGCGCATCGGCGACCTCGGCGTGAACATCTGCGAGCGCGTGGCCGAGCTGAACGGCGACGCGCCCCTGCCGCCCGTGGGCGATCTCGGGGGGCTCGCGGACGAGGCCACGGGCGTCGTGCACGAGGCGCTCGACGCGCTGGTCGAGCAGGACGTCGAGCGGGCGACGGCGCTCCTGTCGCGCGACGACGGCATCGACGCGCACTACGCCCACATCTTCGAGCGCCTGCTCGAGCTGATGACGCGCGACTCGACCACGATCTACCGAGCGACGCGCATCCAGTCGATCGCCAAGTACCTCGAGCGCATCGGCGATCACGCCATGAACATCGCCGAGAAGGTCGTCTTCCTCGTGAAGGGCAAGGACATCCGGCACCGAAACCTCCGCTCCGACAGCGGGCCGCCCGGCTCGCCCGAGCCCCCCGAGCTCGAGCTGGCCGACGTCGCGGACATGAAGCCGCGCTGA
- a CDS encoding GNAT family N-acetyltransferase: MQLLCTVVTDIAELERMGPEWEDLLTRSDCNEPTLSPLWMLSWWRVFGPLAGRRLRAGVLRDGSRLVGIVPLVSRRVWHRPGVPFRRLEAMASGEPEEDEIASDYIGAVIERGAEEAASEALGRALGEGAFGAFDELVLPAMDGTRKATFVLADALGRRDLSVTVTCTGQAPYVPLPPTWQGYLGALSSSRRYLVNRSLRDFEAWAGGTVELREAKDPEQLERMRRTLVALHEERWQARGKEGVFGSPRFSAFHDAVMPALFERGALSLSELWARGEPVAALYNVVWNGKVYFYQSGRKPDLPGKLRPGIVAHALAMRRAIDLGLREYDFLKGKSRYKQELALASRPIVEVRAARRSLRETLRGQTERGIAVVRMLRHRAPAQPAHAEPGGAKRA, from the coding sequence ATGCAGCTCCTCTGCACCGTCGTCACCGATATCGCCGAGCTCGAGCGGATGGGCCCGGAGTGGGAAGACCTGCTCACGCGGAGCGATTGCAACGAGCCCACGCTTTCGCCTCTCTGGATGCTTTCCTGGTGGCGGGTGTTCGGGCCGCTCGCTGGCCGCAGGCTCCGCGCGGGCGTGTTGCGGGACGGCTCGCGCCTCGTGGGGATCGTGCCGCTCGTGTCGCGGCGGGTGTGGCACCGCCCGGGGGTTCCATTTCGCAGGCTCGAGGCGATGGCCTCGGGCGAGCCGGAGGAGGACGAGATCGCGTCCGATTACATCGGCGCCGTGATCGAGCGGGGCGCGGAGGAGGCGGCGAGCGAGGCGCTCGGGCGGGCGCTCGGCGAGGGCGCGTTCGGGGCCTTCGACGAGCTGGTGCTGCCGGCGATGGACGGGACCCGCAAGGCGACGTTCGTGCTCGCGGACGCGCTCGGGCGGCGGGATCTGTCGGTGACCGTGACGTGCACGGGGCAGGCGCCGTACGTGCCCTTGCCGCCGACGTGGCAGGGGTATCTCGGGGCGCTCAGCTCGTCGCGGCGCTACCTCGTGAACCGCTCGCTGCGCGATTTCGAGGCCTGGGCAGGGGGGACGGTGGAGCTGCGGGAGGCGAAGGATCCCGAGCAGCTCGAGCGGATGCGGAGGACGCTCGTCGCGCTACACGAGGAGCGCTGGCAGGCGCGTGGCAAGGAGGGCGTCTTCGGTTCACCGCGCTTTTCGGCCTTCCACGACGCGGTGATGCCTGCGCTCTTCGAGCGGGGCGCGCTGTCTTTGTCGGAGCTGTGGGCGCGGGGCGAGCCCGTGGCGGCGCTCTACAACGTGGTCTGGAACGGGAAGGTCTACTTTTACCAGAGCGGCAGAAAGCCCGATTTGCCGGGTAAACTGCGGCCCGGGATCGTCGCGCACGCGCTGGCGATGCGGCGCGCGATCGATCTCGGGCTGCGCGAGTACGACTTCCTGAAGGGGAAAAGCCGGTACAAGCAGGAGCTCGCGCTCGCCTCGCGGCCGATCGTCGAGGTGCGGGCGGCGCGTCGCTCGCTGCGCGAGACGCTGCGGGGGCAAACCGAGCGTGGGATTGCCGTCGTCCGCATGCTCCGTCATCGGGCGCCCGCGCAGCCGGCGCACGCGGAACCGGGCGGAGCGAAGCGGGCATGA
- a CDS encoding VanW family protein: MSTRSSSSPRPRRLALRMGASLAVLAAASGSLALACRAVLPAPGAVARGVRAGGAPCGEGDPSRVAESRARALLDRRIALTVGDAVVAEVSLGELGATVDTERLSRRLASVGREGDLLDRVVESLSARNGGVDVPVSVTLPIEPLAARLERIKDETDSPPRGARFDFANARPTAHVPGRYLDLYAAASALERAAMTGEGRVAVPPFEIAPLASSEVVAGLDTSKVVTSYSTRFGYLGKQAGRAQNVARAAAGVDGVVLMPGEITSFNAEVGPRSTDNGFAPAPEIYKGEMREGIGGGTCQVASTLHAAAYLGGLEIVERINHSRPSGYIPMGLDATVVYPHVDLKVKNTYSFPVIVHAVADEGTLTVELRGSGKADSVDWATATVGVSPYKRKIEETPWVAEGKIVVKQKGIKGYRIRKTRTIKAADGRARVEEKTDVYPPTFEIFQVSPGTDPESLPPLPGLEGEAAAQSNG, from the coding sequence ATGTCGACCCGCTCCTCCTCCTCGCCGCGCCCCCGCCGTCTCGCCCTGCGGATGGGCGCCTCGCTCGCGGTCCTCGCGGCCGCGTCTGGCTCGCTGGCCCTCGCCTGTCGCGCCGTGTTGCCCGCGCCGGGAGCCGTGGCGCGGGGGGTGCGCGCGGGCGGCGCGCCTTGTGGTGAAGGCGATCCCTCCCGCGTCGCCGAATCGCGCGCCCGGGCCCTGCTCGACCGGCGAATCGCGCTGACCGTGGGCGACGCCGTGGTGGCCGAGGTCTCGCTCGGCGAGCTCGGCGCCACCGTCGACACCGAGCGCCTCTCGCGCCGCCTCGCATCGGTGGGACGCGAGGGCGATCTCCTCGACCGCGTCGTGGAATCCCTCTCGGCGCGCAATGGCGGCGTCGATGTCCCCGTCTCGGTCACCTTGCCGATCGAGCCCCTCGCGGCGCGCCTCGAGCGCATCAAGGACGAGACCGACAGCCCGCCGCGCGGGGCCCGCTTCGATTTCGCCAATGCCAGGCCCACGGCGCACGTGCCTGGCCGCTATCTCGATCTCTATGCGGCGGCCTCGGCCCTCGAGCGTGCGGCGATGACGGGCGAGGGCCGCGTGGCCGTGCCCCCGTTCGAGATTGCGCCCCTCGCCTCGAGCGAGGTGGTGGCGGGGCTCGATACGTCGAAGGTCGTGACGAGCTATTCGACGCGCTTCGGCTATCTCGGCAAGCAGGCGGGACGAGCGCAGAACGTGGCGCGCGCGGCGGCGGGGGTGGACGGCGTGGTGCTCATGCCGGGGGAGATCACGAGCTTCAATGCCGAGGTCGGCCCGCGCAGCACCGACAACGGCTTCGCCCCGGCGCCCGAGATCTACAAGGGCGAGATGCGCGAGGGAATCGGCGGCGGGACGTGCCAGGTGGCGAGCACGCTGCACGCGGCGGCATACCTCGGCGGACTCGAGATCGTCGAGCGCATCAATCACTCGCGCCCGAGCGGCTACATCCCCATGGGCCTCGACGCGACCGTGGTTTACCCGCACGTCGACCTGAAGGTCAAAAACACCTATTCGTTCCCCGTCATCGTGCACGCCGTCGCCGACGAGGGCACCCTCACGGTGGAGCTGCGGGGGAGCGGAAAGGCGGACAGCGTCGACTGGGCCACCGCGACGGTCGGCGTGAGCCCCTACAAGCGCAAGATCGAGGAGACGCCCTGGGTCGCCGAGGGCAAGATCGTCGTCAAGCAGAAGGGAATCAAGGGATACAGGATCCGCAAGACGCGCACGATAAAAGCTGCCGACGGGCGGGCGCGCGTGGAGGAGAAGACGGACGTGTATCCGCCGACGTTCGAGATCTTCCAGGTCTCCCCGGGCACCGATCCCGAGAGCCTGCCGCCCCTGCCCGGGCTGGAGGGCGAGGCGGCAGCGCAATCGAACGGGTAG